Proteins found in one Symmachiella macrocystis genomic segment:
- a CDS encoding arylsulfatase: MYLSLVRFLSFGLFACWLGTLSAQEADIDRAHLPIDVKAVGGKVGQTADVSAPPRLVTPRAPENAPNVVLVLLDDVGFGAAGTFGGPIETPAMDALATEGLRYNRFHTTALCSPSRAALLTGRNHHSVGTGMVAEFATAFPSYNSVIPKSAATIAQVLQGNGYSTACYGKWHNTPVWEVSPAGPFDRWPTSLGFDEFYGFMAGEANQFFPALFHGTTPIERPEHVEDYHLTTDIVDQSLQWMMRQKVTNPDKPFFVYFAPGATHSPHHAPKEYIQKYQGKFNQGWDKLREETFARQKKLRVIPADTKLTARDASIPAWDSLSDDEQKVASRLMEVYAGFLDHTDYEVGRLAGGIKELGEWDNTMFIYIVGDNGAAGPGGRYGVFNAMVNLNGLREDKGVVLKKLYECGGPTANSDYATGHAWAMCTPFQFVKQFASHFGGTRNPVIITWPDRIKDKGGLRNQFHHLIDIAPTIYESAGIPAPSSVNGIDQMPVHGVDMTYTFEDSDAPSTRSRQYFEVVGVRGVYDDGWVACTYHNKYSWQASEVPDFADDRWELYHVEEDFSQAEDLAAKYPEKLAELKKLFLEQADKYDVFPLDDRGFARVLESGRPTIVGDRTSFTLRSGAVRMPEDMIRTTFNKSYEISAELDIPKKGKVQGVLLAAGGYFGGLSLYVKDGRPQFTYNYFGSKHTTISADEALPSGKVNVRYEFDYDGGGIGKGGSAKLFVNDKLVAQGKIPQTVPLGFSADETLDAGEDTGTPSGEYECPFRFSGNLRKVTVTID; encoded by the coding sequence ATGTATTTGAGCTTGGTCAGGTTTTTATCTTTCGGCTTGTTCGCTTGCTGGTTAGGTACCCTTAGCGCCCAAGAGGCAGATATCGATCGCGCCCATCTGCCAATCGATGTGAAAGCAGTTGGCGGTAAAGTCGGTCAAACAGCGGACGTATCTGCCCCCCCCAGACTCGTGACGCCGAGAGCTCCCGAAAATGCTCCCAACGTGGTGCTCGTGCTTCTTGACGATGTTGGCTTCGGAGCAGCTGGTACTTTCGGTGGTCCAATCGAGACCCCGGCGATGGACGCATTAGCTACGGAGGGCCTGCGTTACAACCGATTCCATACGACGGCACTTTGCTCGCCATCCCGGGCTGCCCTGCTTACCGGCCGGAACCATCACTCGGTCGGAACCGGCATGGTGGCCGAGTTTGCCACCGCATTCCCAAGCTATAACTCGGTTATTCCAAAGTCGGCTGCGACGATCGCTCAAGTGCTTCAGGGGAACGGGTACAGCACCGCTTGCTACGGGAAATGGCACAACACGCCAGTCTGGGAAGTCAGTCCGGCCGGCCCGTTCGATCGCTGGCCGACGTCACTTGGCTTCGACGAATTCTATGGATTCATGGCAGGTGAAGCGAACCAGTTCTTCCCCGCGTTGTTTCACGGGACCACACCCATTGAGCGACCTGAGCACGTAGAGGACTACCATCTCACCACGGACATCGTCGACCAGAGCCTCCAGTGGATGATGCGTCAGAAGGTCACGAACCCGGATAAACCGTTCTTCGTCTATTTCGCACCAGGAGCCACACACTCACCGCACCATGCACCGAAGGAGTACATCCAGAAGTACCAGGGTAAGTTCAACCAGGGCTGGGATAAGCTGCGCGAGGAAACCTTTGCGCGGCAGAAAAAGTTGAGGGTGATTCCTGCGGATACGAAGCTCACGGCGCGGGATGCATCGATTCCTGCCTGGGATTCACTTTCGGACGATGAGCAAAAGGTTGCCAGTCGATTGATGGAGGTTTACGCAGGATTCCTGGACCACACCGATTACGAAGTCGGTCGACTCGCCGGTGGCATCAAGGAACTCGGTGAGTGGGATAACACGATGTTCATCTACATCGTGGGAGACAACGGTGCGGCCGGTCCTGGTGGCCGCTACGGCGTGTTCAACGCCATGGTCAATTTGAACGGATTACGAGAGGATAAGGGTGTCGTGTTGAAAAAGCTCTACGAGTGTGGCGGCCCCACGGCCAACAGTGACTACGCGACTGGCCATGCATGGGCGATGTGCACTCCGTTTCAGTTCGTGAAACAATTTGCAAGCCACTTTGGTGGAACTCGTAATCCCGTCATCATCACTTGGCCGGACCGTATCAAGGATAAGGGCGGACTGCGAAATCAGTTTCATCACTTGATCGACATCGCTCCAACGATCTACGAATCCGCCGGGATTCCTGCTCCTAGCTCGGTTAATGGCATTGATCAAATGCCTGTCCATGGTGTGGACATGACTTACACGTTTGAAGACAGCGATGCGCCATCGACGCGATCTCGGCAGTACTTTGAAGTGGTGGGTGTACGTGGCGTTTACGACGACGGTTGGGTGGCTTGCACTTACCACAACAAATACTCGTGGCAGGCATCAGAGGTGCCAGACTTTGCCGACGACAGATGGGAGCTGTATCACGTCGAAGAGGACTTCAGTCAGGCAGAGGATTTGGCAGCAAAGTACCCAGAAAAGCTTGCCGAGCTCAAGAAGTTGTTCCTTGAGCAAGCGGACAAGTACGACGTTTTTCCACTTGATGATCGCGGTTTCGCTCGCGTCCTTGAGAGCGGCAGGCCAACTATCGTAGGTGATCGGACCAGTTTCACATTGCGATCAGGCGCGGTGCGAATGCCTGAAGATATGATTCGCACGACCTTCAATAAGTCCTATGAAATTTCCGCTGAGCTCGATATCCCCAAGAAAGGAAAAGTCCAAGGCGTATTGCTGGCTGCCGGCGGATACTTCGGCGGGCTGTCGCTGTACGTCAAGGACGGTCGCCCACAGTTTACGTACAACTACTTCGGATCAAAGCACACCACTATCTCGGCGGATGAAGCCCTACCCAGTGGCAAAGTCAACGTCCGCTACGAATTCGACTACGACGGTGGCGGAATTGGAAAGGGCGGGTCAGCGAAACTATTTGTCAACGACAAGCTCGTTGCTCAAGGGAAGATCCCACAGACGGTTCCGCTTGGATTCTCAGCTGACGAAACGCTGGATGCTGGCGAGGACACTGGCACACCTTCTGGTGAATATGAATGTCCATTTCGCTTTAGCGGGAATTTAAGGAAGGTCACCGTGACAATTGATTAA